Proteins from a genomic interval of Nocardioidaceae bacterium:
- the fliJ gene encoding flagellar export protein FliJ, whose product MSTRMHTHDRGLHAVRRVRAAREEDSHLGLARAVAEQQEREATVVRLTDGLRGVATTTAATSATAYAVHHAHLVALGERLGAARAEARAAARVVDSAREHWIADHRRLESVDGLLERRREQRAEEASRRAAREDDETAATLWRRTTARSHGGAS is encoded by the coding sequence ATGAGCACCCGGATGCACACCCACGACCGCGGGCTGCACGCCGTACGACGCGTCCGCGCGGCCCGCGAGGAGGACAGCCACCTCGGGCTGGCCCGCGCGGTCGCCGAGCAGCAGGAGCGAGAAGCGACCGTCGTACGCCTCACCGACGGCCTCCGCGGCGTCGCGACGACGACGGCGGCCACGAGCGCGACCGCGTACGCGGTGCACCACGCCCACCTGGTCGCCCTCGGGGAGCGCCTCGGCGCGGCCCGGGCCGAGGCCCGGGCGGCAGCGCGGGTCGTCGACAGCGCGCGCGAGCACTGGATCGCCGACCACCGGCGTCTGGAGTCCGTCGACGGACTGCTGGAGCGCCGCCGCGAGCAGCGCGCCGAGGAGGCGTCACGCCGAGCCGCGCGCGAGGACGACGAGACGGCGGCGACGCTGTGGCGCCGCACCACCGCCCGTTCCCACGGCGGTGCGTCATGA
- a CDS encoding flagellar basal-body rod protein FlgC: protein MGGFDVLAIANSALGAHQTWLDALGHNIANANVVRRTDEEAFREQLVDVVTAPEGGVAVRSIQQGDGEGRMVHDPDHPLADENGYVRMTSMDMNTQMTALIVAQRGYQAQVSVTQTARADYDAALQIGR, encoded by the coding sequence ATGGGCGGCTTCGACGTGCTCGCCATCGCCAACTCGGCGCTGGGTGCCCACCAGACCTGGCTCGACGCGCTCGGCCACAACATCGCGAACGCCAACGTCGTACGCCGCACCGACGAGGAGGCCTTCCGCGAGCAGCTCGTCGACGTCGTCACCGCCCCCGAGGGCGGTGTCGCGGTGCGCTCGATCCAGCAGGGCGACGGCGAGGGCCGCATGGTGCACGACCCCGACCACCCGTTGGCGGACGAGAACGGCTACGTGCGGATGACGTCCATGGACATGAACACCCAGATGACAGCGCTGATCGTCGCGCAGCGTGGCTACCAGGCCCAGGTCAGCGTCACCCAGACCGCCCGGGCCGACTACGACGCCGCCCTGCAGATCGGACGATGA
- the fliG gene encoding flagellar motor switch protein FliG yields the protein MSAAVSTDSGVHKAAVLLIQLGKDKAAAIMKHLSEAEVEAITSEVARLDRVSGEEARSVLEEFSEMTAARAHIKNGGLGLAQELLEQSLGKERAEEVIARLNAAAVAMPFQFLHRADPAQLRSFIADEHPQVIALVLSHMTPDKASLLLSGLPPEQQARVAHRIAVMDRTSPDIVRAVEATLERKLSSVLQSNTMSKVGGIGPLVNIINRSDRSTERTIVEGLATLDQQLADEVKSRMFMFEDVVNLDDRSVQLVLRQVDTADLALALKGVKDEVREKITGNLSSRAAENLLEEVELLGAVRLAQVEEAQQAVIRVIRTLEEQGQIMVARGGDDEFVS from the coding sequence GTGAGCGCCGCAGTCAGCACCGACTCCGGGGTGCACAAGGCCGCCGTGCTGCTGATCCAACTCGGCAAGGACAAGGCCGCGGCCATCATGAAGCACCTCTCCGAGGCCGAGGTCGAGGCGATCACCAGCGAGGTGGCCCGCCTGGACCGGGTCAGCGGCGAGGAGGCGCGCAGCGTCCTGGAGGAGTTCTCCGAGATGACCGCCGCGCGCGCCCACATCAAGAACGGGGGCCTCGGGCTCGCCCAGGAGCTCCTCGAGCAGTCCCTCGGCAAGGAGCGCGCCGAGGAGGTCATCGCCCGGCTCAACGCCGCCGCCGTGGCCATGCCGTTCCAGTTCCTCCATCGTGCCGACCCCGCCCAGCTGCGGTCCTTCATCGCCGACGAGCACCCGCAGGTGATCGCCCTGGTGCTCTCGCACATGACCCCGGACAAGGCCTCACTCCTGCTCTCCGGCCTGCCGCCCGAGCAGCAGGCCCGCGTCGCCCACCGCATCGCGGTCATGGACCGCACCTCCCCCGACATCGTCCGCGCCGTCGAGGCGACGCTCGAACGCAAGCTGTCCTCGGTGCTGCAGAGCAACACCATGTCGAAGGTCGGCGGCATCGGCCCGCTCGTCAACATCATCAACCGCTCCGACCGCAGCACCGAGCGCACCATCGTCGAGGGGCTCGCGACCCTCGACCAGCAGCTCGCCGACGAGGTCAAGTCGCGGATGTTCATGTTCGAGGACGTCGTCAACCTCGACGACCGTTCGGTGCAGCTCGTGCTGCGGCAGGTCGACACCGCCGACCTCGCGCTCGCCCTCAAGGGCGTCAAGGACGAGGTGCGCGAGAAGATCACCGGCAACCTCTCCTCCCGAGCCGCCGAGAACCTCCTCGAGGAGGTCGAGCTGCTCGGCGCCGTACGCCTCGCCCAGGTCGAGGAGGCCCAGCAGGCCGTCATCCGGGTGATCCGGACGCTCGAGGAGCAGGGCCAGATCATGGTCGCCCGTGGAGGTGACGATGAGTTCGTCAGCTGA
- a CDS encoding flagellar hook-basal body complex protein FliE — MGGVGGIGFTPFVTPRAGDSPVVSSPTAAGGAASTGSTAATGPGGQSFGDMVVDGIERLEQTQDRADQLSVQAATGDAASMHSYMMAATEASVTTQVTVAARNKALEAFTEIMRLPIG, encoded by the coding sequence ATCGGCGGCGTCGGTGGCATCGGCTTCACGCCGTTCGTCACCCCGCGCGCCGGCGACTCCCCGGTCGTCAGCTCCCCCACCGCCGCCGGGGGTGCCGCGAGCACCGGCAGCACCGCGGCGACCGGCCCGGGTGGGCAGTCCTTCGGCGACATGGTCGTCGACGGCATCGAGCGGCTCGAGCAGACCCAGGACCGCGCCGACCAGCTCTCGGTGCAGGCCGCCACCGGCGACGCCGCGAGCATGCACAGCTACATGATGGCCGCCACCGAGGCGTCCGTGACCACCCAGGTGACCGTCGCCGCGCGCAACAAGGCGCTCGAGGCGTTCACCGAGATCATGCGCCTCCCGATCGGCTGA
- a CDS encoding response regulator, producing MKIIVADDSKVMRRIVVRTLRQAGHGGHEVIEAENGRECLDLVTDRTPDLVLSDWNMPEMTGIECLDALRAQGTEVPFGFVTSEGSPEMRERAARSGALFLIAKPFTAETFAEALDPLLGS from the coding sequence GTGAAGATCATCGTCGCCGACGACAGCAAGGTGATGCGCCGCATCGTCGTGCGTACGCTGCGTCAGGCCGGCCACGGCGGCCACGAGGTGATCGAGGCCGAGAACGGCCGCGAATGCCTCGACCTGGTCACCGACCGGACCCCGGACCTGGTGCTCTCGGACTGGAACATGCCGGAGATGACCGGCATCGAGTGCCTCGACGCCCTCCGGGCGCAAGGCACGGAGGTGCCCTTCGGCTTCGTCACCTCCGAGGGGTCGCCCGAGATGCGAGAGCGTGCCGCCCGGTCCGGAGCACTGTTCCTCATCGCGAAACCGTTCACCGCCGAGACGTTCGCCGAGGCGCTCGACCCGCTGCTCGGGAGCTGA
- the fliF gene encoding flagellar M-ring protein FliF: protein MKDLLLRQGNSLQRQLSVLSAAQKASAAVGVVALLVAAVMLFNWATKPTYTPLFTGLSNSDAAAVIQELDARGLPYELVDGGATIRVPQADVYATRIALSAEGLPAGDEGGYALLDEQGIATSQFQEQTAFKRAMETELGNTIASIDGVSSAVVHLALPVKQVFAEEQAPPTASVLLTSGGGDTLDAQQTQAVVHLVASSIDGMDPDDVTVADSSGQVLSAGDGNDAAAASTRTQQTMTVQNEMRSRIQTMLDRVVGPGNSTVQVTADLDFDNTVRESTFYNADPNRAPLSESTTTERYDGPGAAAAGGVLGPDGQTEIGNAGDDETTYRNTSTTRDNAVDKTVERREEAQGQLEALHVGVVLDARNAGTVDPNEISRLISSTVGIDRQRGDTVQVASLPFDRTAEEATAAEIAAADEAAAAAARMDLYRNLGLGLVVLLVLLLAWRRARRSAADREAARQYVVEQLRADQDARRAPAELEDIDSPALAALEAAQEREAQNLKEQLEQLVDSQPDDVAALLRGWLVEPRQ, encoded by the coding sequence ATGAAAGACCTCCTCCTCCGCCAGGGGAACTCCCTGCAGCGCCAGCTCTCCGTGCTCTCCGCCGCCCAGAAGGCCTCGGCGGCCGTGGGCGTCGTCGCGCTGCTGGTCGCGGCCGTCATGCTCTTCAACTGGGCGACGAAGCCGACGTACACCCCGCTGTTCACCGGCCTGTCGAACAGCGACGCCGCGGCGGTGATCCAGGAGCTGGACGCCCGCGGCCTCCCGTACGAGCTCGTCGACGGCGGCGCCACGATCCGGGTGCCGCAGGCCGACGTGTACGCCACCCGCATCGCGCTGAGTGCCGAGGGCCTCCCCGCCGGCGACGAGGGTGGCTACGCGCTGCTCGACGAGCAGGGCATCGCCACGTCGCAGTTTCAGGAGCAGACGGCCTTCAAGCGCGCCATGGAGACCGAGCTCGGCAACACGATCGCCTCCATCGACGGCGTCAGCTCGGCCGTCGTGCACCTCGCCCTACCGGTCAAGCAGGTCTTCGCCGAGGAGCAGGCCCCGCCGACGGCCTCGGTCCTCCTCACCTCCGGCGGCGGCGACACCCTCGACGCCCAGCAGACCCAGGCCGTGGTGCACCTGGTCGCCTCCTCCATCGACGGCATGGACCCCGACGACGTCACCGTCGCCGACTCCAGCGGTCAGGTGCTCTCGGCCGGCGACGGCAACGACGCTGCCGCCGCGAGCACCCGGACCCAGCAGACGATGACCGTGCAGAACGAGATGCGCAGCCGCATCCAGACCATGCTCGACCGCGTCGTCGGACCGGGCAACTCCACGGTGCAGGTCACCGCCGACCTCGACTTCGACAACACCGTGCGCGAGTCGACCTTCTACAACGCCGACCCGAACCGTGCGCCGCTCTCTGAGTCCACCACCACCGAGCGGTACGACGGCCCGGGCGCCGCGGCCGCCGGCGGCGTCCTGGGACCCGACGGCCAGACCGAGATCGGCAACGCCGGCGACGACGAGACGACCTACCGCAACACCAGCACCACGCGCGACAACGCCGTCGACAAGACCGTGGAGCGGCGTGAGGAGGCGCAGGGACAGCTCGAGGCGCTGCACGTCGGCGTCGTGCTCGACGCCCGCAACGCCGGCACCGTCGACCCCAACGAGATCAGCCGCCTGATCTCCTCCACCGTCGGCATCGACCGCCAGCGCGGCGACACCGTGCAGGTCGCGTCCCTGCCCTTCGACCGCACCGCCGAGGAGGCCACGGCTGCCGAGATCGCCGCCGCCGACGAGGCAGCGGCCGCCGCGGCCCGCATGGACCTGTACCGCAACCTCGGTCTCGGACTCGTGGTGCTGCTGGTGCTCCTGCTCGCCTGGCGTCGGGCCCGACGCAGCGCTGCGGACCGCGAGGCCGCCCGCCAGTACGTCGTCGAGCAGCTGCGGGCCGACCAGGACGCCCGCCGTGCGCCGGCCGAGCTCGAGGACATCGACTCGCCGGCCCTCGCCGCCCTCGAGGCCGCGCAGGAGCGGGAGGCCCAGAACCTCAAGGAGCAGCTCGAGCAGCTCGTCGACAGCCAACCCGACGACGTCGCCGCGCTGCTGCGCGGCTGGCTCGTGGAGCCGCGCCAGTGA
- a CDS encoding flagellar hook-basal body complex protein: MLRSLFSGISGLRTNQTMLDVTGNNIANANTTGFKGTTTVFQENLSQLVTGAGQPAAARGGTNPMQIGLGTGVSATSGNFTQGSAQQTGRNTDVMLQGDGFFVVENDGQPVYTRAGAFSFDANSNLVTPSGGLVLDAAGNRITLPQGLSSFNFGADGVLRGVQADGTRIDIATLGIATFANPGGLERIGETSFRATANSGAAQVAQAGTDGRGTLLGGALEMSNVDLAAEFTTLILAQRGFQASSRVITTSDQVLEELVNLKR, from the coding sequence ATGCTCCGTTCACTCTTCTCCGGCATCAGCGGTCTGCGCACCAACCAGACGATGCTCGACGTCACCGGCAACAACATCGCCAACGCGAACACCACGGGCTTCAAGGGCACCACCACGGTGTTCCAGGAGAACCTGAGCCAGCTCGTCACCGGCGCCGGCCAACCCGCCGCCGCACGTGGTGGCACCAACCCGATGCAGATCGGTCTGGGCACGGGGGTGTCCGCGACGTCGGGCAACTTCACCCAGGGCTCCGCGCAGCAGACCGGTCGCAACACCGACGTCATGCTGCAGGGCGACGGCTTCTTCGTCGTGGAGAACGACGGCCAGCCGGTCTACACCCGCGCCGGCGCTTTCTCCTTCGACGCCAACTCCAACCTCGTCACCCCCTCGGGCGGTCTCGTGCTCGACGCGGCGGGCAACCGCATCACGCTGCCCCAGGGCCTCTCCTCCTTCAACTTCGGTGCCGACGGCGTCCTGCGCGGGGTGCAGGCGGACGGCACCCGCATCGACATCGCCACGCTCGGCATCGCGACGTTCGCGAACCCCGGCGGCCTCGAGCGCATCGGCGAGACGTCCTTCCGCGCAACCGCGAACTCCGGCGCCGCGCAGGTCGCGCAGGCCGGCACCGACGGTCGTGGGACCCTGCTCGGCGGGGCGCTCGAGATGAGCAACGTGGACCTCGCCGCCGAGTTCACCACGCTGATCCTGGCCCAGCGCGGTTTCCAGGCCAGCTCACGGGTCATCACCACCTCCGACCAGGTGCTCGAGGAGCTCGTGAACCTCAAGCGCTGA
- a CDS encoding FliI/YscN family ATPase, protein MTLTAERRAAALAATRAPLLGRVTELVGLHVRVAGVPAGVGELLEVDAGRHRRPVLVEVVASRPDGLVCLPLDDLTGLRTGALVHATGSPLRVPVGEDLRGRVLDGLGRPIDGGASLAHLPRVGINASAPRPLDRAPITTPVGLGVRALDTLVPCGRGQRIGIMAGSGVGKSSLLSQIARGTDAEISVIALVGERGREVREFIENDLGPEGLARSVVVVATSDAPAVERLRAGFTATRIAEHFRDAGRDVVLMMDSLTRIAFAQREIGLSAGEPPATRGYPPSVFGLLPKLLERAGTAATGSITGLYTVLVEGDDLQDPIGDTARSILDGHVVLTRRLATSGHFPAIDVLESVSRLTSAVTSPTQRELATRLRRMLAAHRDVRELVEIGAYVAGTDADADAALARMSQIDAFLRQPLGDVSDLDGAWSRLASVVAA, encoded by the coding sequence ATGACGCTCACCGCAGAGCGCCGCGCCGCCGCGTTGGCCGCCACCCGCGCACCGCTGCTCGGGCGGGTCACCGAGCTGGTCGGCCTGCACGTCCGCGTCGCCGGGGTGCCCGCCGGGGTCGGCGAGCTGCTCGAGGTCGATGCGGGCCGCCACCGGCGCCCGGTGCTCGTGGAGGTCGTCGCCAGCCGACCGGACGGACTGGTCTGCCTGCCGCTCGACGACCTCACCGGTCTGCGCACGGGTGCCCTGGTGCACGCCACCGGATCGCCGCTCCGCGTCCCCGTCGGCGAGGACCTGCGTGGTCGGGTCCTCGACGGGCTCGGCCGTCCCATCGACGGCGGCGCCTCGCTCGCGCACCTGCCGAGGGTCGGCATCAACGCCTCCGCCCCACGGCCGCTGGACCGCGCACCCATCACCACACCGGTGGGACTGGGCGTCCGCGCCCTCGACACGCTGGTGCCCTGCGGGCGCGGGCAGCGCATCGGCATCATGGCGGGCTCCGGCGTCGGCAAGTCCAGCCTGCTCTCGCAGATCGCCCGCGGCACCGACGCCGAGATCTCCGTCATCGCCCTGGTCGGCGAGCGTGGACGCGAGGTGCGCGAGTTCATCGAGAACGACCTGGGTCCTGAGGGACTCGCCCGCTCCGTCGTCGTCGTCGCGACCTCCGACGCCCCGGCCGTCGAGCGCCTGCGCGCCGGCTTCACGGCGACCCGCATCGCCGAGCACTTCCGTGACGCCGGCCGCGACGTGGTGCTGATGATGGACTCGCTGACCCGCATCGCCTTCGCCCAGCGGGAGATCGGGCTGTCCGCCGGCGAACCGCCCGCCACCCGCGGCTACCCGCCGAGCGTGTTCGGTCTGCTGCCGAAGCTGCTCGAGCGGGCCGGCACCGCGGCGACCGGCAGCATCACCGGCCTCTACACCGTCCTCGTCGAGGGCGACGACCTGCAGGACCCGATCGGCGATACCGCCCGCTCGATCCTCGACGGCCACGTCGTGCTGACCCGCCGCCTCGCCACCTCCGGCCACTTCCCCGCCATCGACGTGCTCGAGTCCGTGTCCCGCCTGACCTCCGCCGTCACCTCGCCAACGCAGCGGGAGCTCGCCACCCGGCTGCGCCGGATGCTCGCGGCGCACCGCGACGTGCGCGAGCTCGTCGAGATCGGGGCGTACGTCGCCGGCACCGACGCCGACGCCGACGCGGCGCTGGCCCGGATGAGCCAGATCGACGCGTTCCTCCGACAGCCGCTCGGCGACGTCAGCGACCTCGACGGCGCCTGGTCCCGCCTCGCCTCGGTGGTGGCCGCATGA
- a CDS encoding MotA/TolQ/ExbB proton channel family protein, with protein MDPATLIGIGVGLLIVVIANILEGGSPSHMLLLPPMLLVFGTTLMITLAGGTMADAKLSLVRAKEALTSKGTQAAEVVPQIVTLAEKARREGLLALEDELRGIDDPFLVRGVTMAIDGTDPEELREILEAEVYAHRMESKQAAKFWGDAGAYAPTVGIIGTVMGLVHVLENLAQPEELGHLIAAAFLATLWGVASANLFWLPLSSRIKRLAELDAGRMEVTIEGVAAIQSGSNPRIVAQKLRSLLPAAQREVEAA; from the coding sequence ATGGATCCGGCAACTCTGATCGGCATCGGCGTCGGCCTGCTCATCGTCGTCATCGCCAACATCCTCGAGGGCGGCAGCCCGTCACACATGCTGCTCCTCCCGCCCATGCTGCTGGTCTTCGGCACCACGCTCATGATCACCCTGGCCGGCGGCACGATGGCCGACGCGAAGCTGTCCCTGGTGCGGGCCAAGGAGGCCCTGACCTCCAAGGGCACGCAGGCCGCCGAGGTGGTCCCCCAGATCGTCACCCTGGCCGAGAAGGCACGCCGCGAGGGGCTGCTCGCCCTCGAGGACGAGCTGCGCGGCATCGACGACCCGTTCCTCGTCCGCGGGGTGACCATGGCCATCGACGGCACGGATCCCGAGGAGCTGCGGGAGATCCTCGAGGCCGAGGTGTACGCCCACCGCATGGAGAGCAAGCAGGCGGCGAAGTTCTGGGGCGACGCCGGTGCGTACGCCCCGACCGTCGGCATCATCGGCACCGTCATGGGGCTGGTGCACGTGCTGGAGAACCTGGCTCAGCCCGAGGAGCTCGGACACCTCATCGCCGCGGCGTTCCTCGCGACCCTGTGGGGCGTCGCCTCCGCCAACCTGTTCTGGCTCCCCCTCTCCAGCCGCATCAAGCGGCTCGCCGAGCTCGACGCCGGGCGCATGGAGGTCACCATCGAGGGCGTCGCCGCGATCCAGTCGGGGTCCAACCCGCGCATCGTGGCCCAGAAGCTGCGCTCGCTGCTGCCCGCGGCGCAGCGCGAGGTCGAGGCGGCCTGA
- the flgB gene encoding flagellar basal body rod protein FlgB, whose protein sequence is MPFSANDAVMATLGSALDAVSLRQRVTADNIANLDTPGFRAVSVEFESSLRSALADGDPRNDTVTASTRLTDTPVDGTGNSVDLRKETLAAMQSQYQYAMLTRAVTNRFELLKTVAS, encoded by the coding sequence GTGCCGTTCTCAGCCAACGACGCCGTGATGGCGACCCTCGGCTCGGCGCTCGACGCCGTCTCGCTGCGCCAGCGCGTCACCGCCGACAACATCGCGAACCTGGACACCCCCGGCTTCCGTGCGGTCTCCGTGGAGTTCGAGTCCTCGCTGCGCTCCGCGCTTGCCGACGGCGACCCGCGCAACGACACCGTCACCGCCAGCACCCGCCTGACCGACACCCCCGTCGACGGCACCGGCAACTCCGTCGACCTGCGCAAGGAGACGCTCGCCGCGATGCAGAGCCAGTACCAGTACGCCATGCTCACCCGCGCCGTCACCAACCGCTTCGAGCTGCTGAAGACGGTGGCCTCCTGA
- a CDS encoding transglycosylase SLT domain-containing protein, translated as MTFGGLAAVQARISEIQAQFPAPAPVVSLPAARTGGTASGAAPAPNFAGALADASSLLRSAIPVQQAGGLDRAGSAGGPTGSDVVAGARKYLGVPYVWGGTDPSVGLDCSGLVQRVYRDLGIELPRVSRDQAQAGRPVALLADARPGDLLAFNSPVSHIAIYIGGNQMIEAPRPGKDVQVSPVYDTPTAIRRVLPEASVTGAGALARAGAVGGSNLTGVPYADLFTSAGRRHGVPPVLLAEVARAESAFDPRAVSHAGAQGLMQLMPATAAGLGVSNSFDPSQAVNGAAKLLRDLLDRFGRTDLALAAYNAGPGAVLRYDGIPPYAETQAYVSKIMGRLEVAA; from the coding sequence ATGACGTTCGGCGGCCTGGCCGCCGTGCAGGCGCGCATCAGCGAGATCCAGGCGCAGTTCCCGGCCCCGGCGCCGGTCGTCTCCCTGCCGGCCGCCCGGACCGGCGGCACCGCCTCCGGCGCCGCGCCGGCACCGAACTTCGCCGGCGCCCTCGCCGACGCCTCCTCGCTGCTCCGCTCCGCGATCCCCGTGCAGCAGGCAGGCGGACTCGACCGTGCCGGGTCCGCCGGCGGTCCGACCGGCAGCGACGTCGTCGCCGGAGCGCGGAAGTACCTCGGCGTCCCGTACGTCTGGGGCGGCACCGACCCCTCGGTCGGCCTCGACTGCTCCGGCCTGGTGCAGCGCGTCTACCGCGACCTCGGCATCGAGCTGCCTCGCGTGTCCCGGGACCAGGCGCAGGCCGGGCGGCCCGTCGCCTTGCTGGCCGACGCCCGGCCCGGCGACCTGCTCGCCTTCAACTCCCCCGTCAGCCACATCGCGATCTACATCGGCGGCAACCAGATGATCGAGGCGCCGCGCCCCGGCAAGGACGTGCAGGTCTCGCCCGTCTACGACACCCCGACCGCGATCCGCCGTGTGCTGCCCGAGGCCTCCGTGACCGGCGCGGGCGCCCTCGCCCGGGCCGGTGCGGTCGGTGGCTCGAACCTGACCGGTGTGCCGTACGCCGACCTGTTCACCAGTGCCGGACGTCGCCACGGTGTCCCGCCCGTGCTGCTCGCCGAGGTGGCACGCGCGGAGTCCGCGTTCGACCCGCGCGCCGTCAGCCACGCCGGCGCGCAGGGGTTGATGCAGCTGATGCCTGCCACCGCCGCCGGACTGGGGGTCAGCAACTCCTTCGACCCCTCCCAGGCCGTCAACGGGGCTGCGAAGCTCCTGCGTGACCTGCTGGACCGCTTCGGCCGCACCGACCTCGCGCTCGCGGCCTACAACGCCGGACCGGGCGCGGTGCTGCGCTACGACGGCATCCCCCCGTACGCCGAGACCCAGGCCTACGTCAGCAAGATCATGGGCCGGCTGGAGGTCGCCGCATGA
- a CDS encoding flagellar hook-length control protein FliK, with translation MTRTTSLGGTVMATVPGAVPSRPGTTVAPAGGVDASSSSRSGATSGEVLALLGGPGAAPGGCGTTDSAVAGFASLVAKALAASVPPQRTAGPSAAPTPEPTAAPGAADNEGIAGAASAADVEGAVGVMDGVSVGGVVGVDVAREAPPAALLALLGAPVGRTTPAPPTGGPAATAPTAEQSRPPAAGSAAAPLTVDAVQAPAAAPVGPVAGRSTAADTAGITTAGATTGATTERPVTSAAAPSSISVTASNPSAPAVATVSATSATSATSPAPPAQLAPDAAPTAVANPVTTPVTAPVTAPVAAPADQARSVGAQVIPEVAEHARRGPGVHRVTLQLHPETLGEVKVVLTMRAGEVHVSLAAGQEARGMLRESLPELQRLLEGGGAREAQVALRELAGSGSALSGSSPGTLGGQPHDQAAGDGPGPRPGSGDGGDSRGAAHADQHHGRAGTRGTGQTTEGQLDGSKTRPVTPGAHTLRDAGVDLVM, from the coding sequence ATGACCAGGACCACGTCCCTCGGGGGCACCGTGATGGCCACCGTGCCCGGCGCCGTGCCCTCGCGACCGGGGACCACCGTCGCCCCGGCCGGCGGGGTGGACGCGTCCTCGTCGTCGCGCTCCGGCGCGACCTCCGGCGAGGTGCTCGCCCTGCTGGGAGGACCCGGTGCCGCACCGGGCGGATGCGGCACGACGGACTCCGCCGTGGCCGGCTTCGCCTCGCTGGTGGCGAAGGCTCTCGCCGCCTCGGTCCCGCCGCAGCGCACTGCCGGGCCGTCCGCCGCCCCGACCCCCGAGCCCACAGCCGCCCCAGGCGCGGCGGACAACGAGGGCATCGCGGGTGCCGCGTCTGCCGCGGACGTGGAGGGCGCCGTGGGCGTCATGGACGGCGTATCCGTCGGGGGCGTCGTGGGCGTCGACGTCGCACGAGAGGCTCCGCCGGCCGCCCTCCTCGCTCTCCTCGGTGCGCCCGTGGGACGTACGACGCCGGCACCGCCTACGGGAGGCCCCGCGGCGACTGCGCCGACGGCGGAGCAGTCCCGGCCCCCCGCGGCGGGATCCGCCGCCGCACCGCTGACGGTGGACGCCGTACAGGCGCCTGCGGCTGCTCCGGTCGGACCCGTCGCCGGCCGGTCGACCGCCGCCGACACTGCCGGGATCACGACTGCCGGGGCCACCACCGGGGCCACCACCGAGCGGCCCGTGACGTCCGCGGCCGCGCCCTCGTCGATCTCCGTCACCGCCTCGAACCCGAGTGCCCCTGCGGTCGCCACGGTGTCCGCGACGTCCGCGACGTCCGCGACGTCCCCGGCGCCCCCGGCACAGCTGGCGCCGGACGCGGCGCCGACCGCCGTCGCTAACCCGGTGACGACGCCGGTGACTGCGCCGGTGACAGCGCCGGTGGCTGCGCCGGCCGACCAGGCACGGAGCGTCGGTGCCCAGGTGATCCCGGAGGTCGCCGAGCACGCCCGACGGGGCCCGGGCGTGCACCGCGTGACCCTGCAGCTGCACCCGGAGACGCTCGGTGAGGTCAAGGTCGTGCTGACGATGCGAGCCGGCGAGGTGCACGTCAGCCTCGCCGCGGGTCAGGAGGCTCGCGGGATGCTGCGCGAGTCCCTTCCCGAGCTGCAGCGTCTGCTCGAGGGCGGCGGCGCACGCGAGGCCCAGGTGGCACTCCGGGAACTCGCCGGCTCCGGGTCGGCCCTGTCCGGCTCGTCGCCCGGCACGCTCGGGGGTCAGCCGCACGACCAGGCCGCGGGCGACGGCCCGGGGCCTCGCCCCGGCAGCGGGGACGGCGGCGACAGCCGAGGCGCGGCCCACGCAGACCAGCACCACGGACGCGCAGGGACGCGCGGAACCGGTCAGACCACGGAGGGACAGCTCGACGGGTCGAAGACCCGTCCGGTCACCCCGGGTGCGCACACGCTGCGCGACGCAGGGGTCGACCTGGTCATGTAG
- a CDS encoding flagellar FlbD family protein codes for MIALTRLSGSVFVLNADLIERVDATPDTVVTLVDGKKYVVREDLAMLVESVLAYRGQIVARGSGVDPTVATSAAPGAPHLAVVPGSAGHRGLEV; via the coding sequence ATGATTGCCCTGACACGACTCTCGGGATCGGTGTTCGTGCTGAACGCCGACCTGATCGAGCGCGTCGACGCCACGCCCGACACGGTCGTCACCCTCGTCGACGGCAAGAAGTACGTCGTGCGCGAGGACCTCGCCATGCTGGTCGAGTCGGTGCTGGCCTACCGCGGGCAGATCGTCGCGCGCGGCAGCGGTGTCGATCCGACCGTCGCGACCTCCGCGGCCCCGGGTGCGCCGCACCTCGCGGTCGTCCCCGGCTCGGCCGGCCACCGCGGCCTGGAGGTCTGA